AACGATGTGTTCTGCACGTTCGGTGTTAATTTTATGAATCATAGACGCCAAAGTAGTAGATTTTCCAGAACCAGTTGGCCCAGTAACCAATACTAAACCACGCGGGTATTCGGCAAATTTATTCACAATGTTTGGCAAGCCAAGTTGCTCAACAGATAAAAGCTCGCTTGGTATTAAACGCAGCGCTGCTGCCAAGTTACCACGTTCGTGAAAGGCATTTACGCGGAACCGCCCTAAATCACCAAACGCAAAGCTAAAGTCAAATTCTTTGTCTTTTAGCAAAATCTGCTTTTGATCGTCATCTAGCAATGCAAACACTAAGCTTTCTACGGTTTCTTCTGTAAGAACATCTGTTCCACTTACTGCTTTTAAAGCACCATCTACACGCAACATGGGTTGCAAACCAACTTGTAAGTGGAGGTCACTGGCCTTTTTCTTGATTACTTCTTCTAGGAGTACTTCTATTCTTGGTTGTGCTACTTGCATGGTTCCACCTTATTATTTGTTATGCGCTATCTGATGCTGCAACGCGGTTGACTTCTGCTATAGAAGTTCGGCCACTTAATGCCTTAAAATAGCCATCTTGCCGCATCGTTATCATCCCTTGCTGTTGTGCCATTTCTTGTATTTGGGCACTGGTAGCATGTTTGATAATTAAATCTTGTATTTCTTCGGTGACGCTAAAGACTTCGTAGAGTCCTAGGCGCCCTTTATACCCACCGGGTGTGATTGGTGAATCTTTACCCTTATACAAAGTATAAGCGTTTTGGTTAGCCAGTGGCAAGTCCCCGTAGCCTAAATCTTCTACAACGGCTGGTTTGGCTTCTTCTGTGGTTGGCAAAAAAGAGCCGATTGTCTCTGTTATGGCTTTTGCTTCTATGGGGCTAGATTCAGTTGGTTCTGGTTTATGCAAACGGCGTACTAAACGCTGGCCAATGACTGTCCGCACCGTACTGGCAATAAGAAACGGTTCTATGCCCATATCGAGCAAACGGGGCAAAATACCAGCTGCACTATTTGTGTGCAGCGTAGACAGCACCAAGTGACCTGTAAGTGCAGCTTGCACTGCTAGGCTGGCCGTTTCTGCATCACGAATTTCCCCAACCATTACTACGTCTGGGTCTTGGCGCAAAATAGACCTTAGGCCACTGGCAAAGGTTAGCCCTACCTCACTATTAACCTGTATTTGGTTAATGCCTTCCATTTTATATTCAACAGGATCTTCTAGAGTAACGATGTTAATTTCATCGCTTTTAATTTCTTGGATAAGCGCATACATACTGGTTGATTTACCAGAACCAGTAGGCCCAGATGTTAAAATCATCCCATTAGGATTTTTAGCACCTTCACGAATCGTACGGAGGGCTCTACCAGAATAGCCCATGTCTTCTAGCATAAGGCTAGTGCCAGATTTATCTAGCAAACGAATAACACACTGTTCACCCCATACCACGGGCGAGATTGCAATACGCAGATCAATAGCTTTGCCACCGGCCATAATACTAAACTGGCCGTCTTGTGGTATGCGATGTTCGTCTATTTTAAGGTTAGATAAAATTTTAATGCGCGATATAAGTGCTGGTTCGGTAGATTTTGGTAACTTCATAATTTCGCGTAACACGCCATCTATACGGCAACGAATTTTGAGTTCTTTTTCTAGTGGTTCTATATGAATATCACTGGCGCGACTTTTGGCTGCATAATCCATAATTGCTGCCAAGGCTTTACTAATAGGCGAATCTTGAACAATGGTTTGAATACTCTTTGTCTTGGTAGCACCGGCGGCATCGTCTGACTTTTTTTGTTCGAGGGCTTTTTCTACATCCTTCGTAACATCAACACCATACTGTTTAATAACATCTTCTATACCCTGCTGGCTCGCCATGTACACTTTAAGCGGGCGACCAATTTTGTTAGATAAAAAGTCTACAGCCTGCACGTTGCTGGCATCTAACATAGCTACAACCAGCCTATTTTGCATTTCGCCAAGCGGTACGGCCATGTAACGCTCTGCAACCTCTAACGGCAACAAAGACAGCACTTTAGGGTTTACGCGGGCAGTGCTAAGGTTTACGTACGGTACACGGGTTACTTGGGCAATAGCTTTGGTAAGTTCTTCGCCGGTAACGTGTTCTTCGGTAACTAGTAACTGAAAAAACGGTTCACCTTTTTCTTTCGCTTTGGCGTGCACGGCATCTAGCTGGGCTTTTTCTATGAGACCGTTTTTAACCAACAGCTGCTCTACCTGTTTTTGAGTATCTTCTAGTAGTACGGGCACTTTTTAGTACTCCTTACTGTGAATAGTCGCCAATAGTAATATTCTTGGTTGGGTTAAGCGATTGGGGGTTAAAGAATCGTTCGTCTGGTGTAGGAAATTCAGCAGATATTGGCTGTACTTCTGGGGCTTCTAGCAATTTGCTTTGGTCTGTCTGTGTGCCAAACAGTGCATTAGAAATCACATAACTAAAGATAGCACTCACAATGGCGATACCTACAATAACCATAATATCTTTGCGTTTCATTTAGTTACTACTCCCTGTTGTGTTAGTGTCTGTAGCCGGCGGTGTTGCTTCGTTACCACCAATAAATTTACCATTTTTATCTACTTTTTTGTACTGAATGCCTAAGTCTTTAGCTGGTTGATAGAACGTTTCGCCCGTAACTTTTACACTAACTACACCGCCCTCAGAGGCTGTGAAATCAACCGAATGAATTTTA
The Candidatus Nomurabacteria bacterium DNA segment above includes these coding regions:
- a CDS encoding type II/IV secretion system protein; its protein translation is MPVLLEDTQKQVEQLLVKNGLIEKAQLDAVHAKAKEKGEPFFQLLVTEEHVTGEELTKAIAQVTRVPYVNLSTARVNPKVLSLLPLEVAERYMAVPLGEMQNRLVVAMLDASNVQAVDFLSNKIGRPLKVYMASQQGIEDVIKQYGVDVTKDVEKALEQKKSDDAAGATKTKSIQTIVQDSPISKALAAIMDYAAKSRASDIHIEPLEKELKIRCRIDGVLREIMKLPKSTEPALISRIKILSNLKIDEHRIPQDGQFSIMAGGKAIDLRIAISPVVWGEQCVIRLLDKSGTSLMLEDMGYSGRALRTIREGAKNPNGMILTSGPTGSGKSTSMYALIQEIKSDEINIVTLEDPVEYKMEGINQIQVNSEVGLTFASGLRSILRQDPDVVMVGEIRDAETASLAVQAALTGHLVLSTLHTNSAAGILPRLLDMGIEPFLIASTVRTVIGQRLVRRLHKPEPTESSPIEAKAITETIGSFLPTTEEAKPAVVEDLGYGDLPLANQNAYTLYKGKDSPITPGGYKGRLGLYEVFSVTEEIQDLIIKHATSAQIQEMAQQQGMITMRQDGYFKALSGRTSIAEVNRVAASDSA